In Sphingomonas sp. KC8, the sequence CGCGCACAGGAGGACAGGGCGGATCACCGGGCCTTGGCGGCGAGAATCCATCCCTGCTGCCCGCGCTCGACTGTAACGTCGAGCAATGGGCCCAGGCGGGCGAGGAAACGATCCGTCTCACGATCGAGCATGATCACGCCGCGGAACGGGCGCGCCGCCACCTCCGGCGACGCATCAACCGCCAGGCCGAGGTTGCGACGGATATCGGCAGCAACCAGACCCAGCGGCGCGCCATCGTAAACCAGCCGGTTCTGACGCCATGCCGTCATCGCTCCCGGATCGGCGCTGCCGCGCGTGATGACCGGATCATCCGCGCGCACCCGCAGCGTTTGCCCGGCGCCAACCGCCACCGCTTCGCGCTTCGGATTATAGACCACCGCCCCTTCCGCCACGCCGAGCGACAGATTGCCGCCTTCGCTGACGACATTGAATATGGTGCCGATATCGCGCAATTCGGCGCCGGCGGCGTGGACGATGAACGGCCGGCGATCATCATGGACGACGGTGAACAGCGCCTCGCCGGCATCGAGCGTGGCCAGACGGGGGTTGCGGCGATCGAGAGTGATGCGGGTCGCGCCGTTGATGTCGATCCGGCTGCCATCCGCCAATGTGATCGTGCGGCGTTCGCCCGGCATCGTCGCGATGCTGTAGGGATCAGCGCGCGCAGGCAGCAGCGTATAACCGGTCGCCGCGACCAGCGAAGCGGCCACCGCCCCCCCGATCCAGCCGCCGAAACGTCGCCGGGTGACAGACGCCGACCGGATCGGCGCGGGTGGCGGCGACACGGCGATCAGATCGGCCATGTCAGCATCATCCGCCGCCATCGCCTGATAGATGGCAGCACGCGCAGGATCAGCTTCGAGCCAGTCGGCGAACGCCTCCCATTCGACGAACGCGGGATCGCGCTGGCGAACCAGCCAGTCGAGCGCGTCGGCGCGGATTCGGGTTTCGTCGGTCATCACCACGATTCCATGACGGAGTCGCACCGCGCCAGCCTCAACACGCTTTCATTCCGCATCGAACTGGCCCTTGAGATCGATCATCGCACGATAAGCGCGGCGCAAATCGGCTTCCACCGTCGACAGGCTGACGCCCAGTTCAACCGCGATCTCGCGCTGGGGAACACCATCGATACGGTGGCGGCGAAACGCGGTTTCGACGCGCGCACCAAGATCGGCCAGCGCCGCCTGCGCCCGCTGCAATTGCTGGCGTGCGATCAACGCCCGGTCGCTGGCTGGCGCATCCGACACGCCGACGATCGTGCCCCCCGACACCTCGCTCCATTCGCGATCACGCCGTTCGGTGGTGCGCGCCGTGCGATGCCGGTCGACCATCAGGTTGTTGGCCGCGCGATACAGATAAGCGAGCGGCTGACCCACCGGCCCCGCCGGCACATCCGACACGCGCAGCCATAATTCCTGCAACAGATCCTCCGCCGCTTCCCCCGCGCCATGCGCGGCCAGAAAGCGGAGCAGCCGATCGCGATTTTCGAGGAAAACCGCCTCAAGGCCACCGGGCACCATAAGCGGCCCGGCTTCAGCCTGCCCGCGCGCCGAACAGCGCGGTGCCGACCCGGACATGCGTCGCGCCCAGCATCACCGCGGTTTCATAATCGCCCGACATGCCGATGCTGAGGCCAGACAGGCCGTTATCACGCGCCAGCTTGGCCAGCAGCGCGAAATAAGGCGCGGCTTCGGTATCCGCCGGCGGCACCGCCATCAGGCCGATGACCGGCAGATCGCCCCCCCGCGCCGCCGCCAGCAACGCCGGCAGATCGGCGATCGCGCAACCGCCTTTCTGATCCTCATCCCCGATATTGACCTGGATGAAACAATCCGGGCGGCGGCCGACACGGGCCATCGCCGCAGTGAGGGCAGCCACCAATGACGGGCGATCAACCCCATGAATCACATCGAACAGGCGCACCGCATCCTCCGCCTTGTTCGACTGGAGTTGACCTACATGATGCAGACGTAGCCCCGGCGTCGCAGCCTTGAGCGCGGGCCATTTGCCTTGCGCCTCCTGCACGCGGTTTTCGCCGAAGCTCAAATGGCCGGCAGCGATCAGCGGCGTGATTGCATCCACCGGCTGGGTTTTGGAAATGGCGATCAGTTCGACGGCGGCCGCCTTGCGGCCGGCACGTTCGGCGGCGCGCGCAATCCGGGCGCGAACCGCGTCGAGTGGGGGAAGATCGTCTTCGGCGATGGGGTCTTCGTGCGGAACCATGGTCGCTGCTATAGGCAGCGACATGATCCACCGCCAGCCTTGCCCGCGCCTTTGGTTGATGACCGACCCCCGGATGGGCGATGCGCTGTGGAGCGCCCTAGCGCGATTGCCCGCCGGCACCGGCATCGTCTTTCGCCATTACGGCCATCCCGCCCGACGCGCCTTGTACGATCGGGTTCGCACAATCGCCCGTGCGCGGCGGCTGGTGCTGGTGCTGGCGGGGCCACCGGCTTTGGCGATCGCGTGGCGAGCCGACGGCGCGC encodes:
- a CDS encoding FecR family protein, producing MTDETRIRADALDWLVRQRDPAFVEWEAFADWLEADPARAAIYQAMAADDADMADLIAVSPPPAPIRSASVTRRRFGGWIGGAVAASLVAATGYTLLPARADPYSIATMPGERRTITLADGSRIDINGATRITLDRRNPRLATLDAGEALFTVVHDDRRPFIVHAAGAELRDIGTIFNVVSEGGNLSLGVAEGAVVYNPKREAVAVGAGQTLRVRADDPVITRGSADPGAMTAWRQNRLVYDGAPLGLVAADIRRNLGLAVDASPEVAARPFRGVIMLDRETDRFLARLGPLLDVTVERGQQGWILAAKAR
- a CDS encoding RNA polymerase sigma factor produces the protein MVPGGLEAVFLENRDRLLRFLAAHGAGEAAEDLLQELWLRVSDVPAGPVGQPLAYLYRAANNLMVDRHRTARTTERRDREWSEVSGGTIVGVSDAPASDRALIARQQLQRAQAALADLGARVETAFRRHRIDGVPQREIAVELGVSLSTVEADLRRAYRAMIDLKGQFDAE
- a CDS encoding YggS family pyridoxal phosphate-dependent enzyme; the encoded protein is MVPHEDPIAEDDLPPLDAVRARIARAAERAGRKAAAVELIAISKTQPVDAITPLIAAGHLSFGENRVQEAQGKWPALKAATPGLRLHHVGQLQSNKAEDAVRLFDVIHGVDRPSLVAALTAAMARVGRRPDCFIQVNIGDEDQKGGCAIADLPALLAAARGGDLPVIGLMAVPPADTEAAPYFALLAKLARDNGLSGLSIGMSGDYETAVMLGATHVRVGTALFGARAG